The window GTAGCATGGTCTCGAGAAGACCGGGATCGTCGTAGTCGTACTGATCGAAATGAACAAGGTGCAGGCCAGGAGCGCGAGGCGTCCCGGCGTGGAAGATACCGGATGGATAGAGCATCAGGGCCTCGGGACGGTCTGCGCCGCGCACGAGTCCATCACGATCGTAGAGCGAAACCGTGTCGCCGCCCCACGCCAGTTGTTCAAGTTCTTGTGAGGGCAACAGCGAATACTCCGCGGCCGTTTCGTACGCAGGAATCCACTCCTCAAAACGAACAGCGGCGATCAGATGGAATCCACTCCGCACGTAGGCAATGGGGTGTGGATTATCTGGAAAGAACTCGCCACCAGTTTCCGGCACGATTGGATCGATGCGTCCTTTGATGTGGCGCGCGATGGTGTACTTGCCCTGCTCCGGATCGCCGTAGAGGCGTTCGGCGCTCTGCTCAACGCGATCGAGCGGATACAGGCGGTGGTAGCATCCGCATGCGTAGACAGCTTCGGAAACCAGCGGCCGATTGCCTTCATCCAGCGTGATGCGGATCAACTGCCCTTCGGAACGTCCGGCTTCCGGATCGTTGTGCTTTAGCTCGGGATGGTCATGATACCAAAAGGAGTAATTCATCTGGTTGAGCCACCGACCATCGACGAAGGCACGCGTGACGTGACCATAAAGCGATGGCCGCGATTCATCGATCTCCGCGACGGGATCGCCCTTTCGATTGGGAATCAACCCCACACGTCCGGGTATGTCGTCGCGAAAATCGGGCGGTCCATCTTCGGGAACTTCCTGCGCGATGATCGGCGCGTAGAGAGCCAGAAGTTCCTCGTCCGTCGCCGACGCAAGATGATCCAGCGTCGCCAGGTCGCGCGTGTAGTCGGGCTCGTACAAAACGGCCTTCGGGAAGTCGCGCCAGTTCTCGCCGCGCCATTCCTCCTTGGCGTGGTGCGAAATCCAGGCATTCACGAAGGGCACGGCAGGCAGCGCGGACAGCATCCGCCAGATCCGGCCGTCTTGCTTGTCAAAGCCCGGCGTCGCATCCGTCATGGCATCGAGCCAAGCCTCGCACTCCTCCGGCGTCTCCAGCCTCGAAACAGCCTCTAACTCCAACTGCCCCGCCAGTGACAGCTCATCCTCGTCGACCGAAACAGGGGCCAATCCCTCCGCGTCGATCCTAAGGTTCTGGGCCCCGATGTCCAGCATGTGCCGAATTGCGACCACGGCATTTTCACGGAAGATGACCGGGTGATTCACCTGGTCCTTGAGCAGATGAAGCCGCAGACGAGTCTCCGAATCGACTCCCAGCCAGGGGCGTTCATCGATCGTCTGGTGGGCAATGTTCCAGGTGGTGGACTCGTGGCGGGCATCCTGCTCCAACTCGCGAAATCCATCGGCGGCCGGTGGCTCGGGCAACAGGCCCGGGGCGCCAGAGGACGCGCACCCTGCCAGAAGCGCCACAATGGCCAGGGCAGCCAGAGCGGCAATGCGGTTGATGTGCAGATTCGAGATTCTCATACGACCCAATCGCTCCCAGCGAAACAGACTTCCCCAAAGGCTCAGGCAAAGTCTTTGCCATGGCTGAAGTCGCCTGTTGGCAGGCTTCTTCGGAAGTTTCTACCCGAGGATCGTGAAAAGATTGCCGCGTATTCCTCCCCTGGGGGGCGATTCTGCGGGCAGAATGTGGAACCGGCCTTGCTCTCGATTCAGCGGCTGGAACTATTCCCCGAGTTGGAGAACCCGTATGTCCCCCAAACTCCTCTGCCTGTCGCTGGCCGCTATGCTGTTCGGGGTCGGCGCGTTTGCTCAGGATGAGAGCATCGAGAACGCCAAGAGCGACTCTATCGTTGTTCTGGATAAGGCGATCTTCGCAAATGACGACGCCGCGATTGCCGCGGCCCTGACCGATGTCCTGAACGAGGTAGAGCAGAGTCCTCAGGACTACGATCTGCGCATCGCCGCGGCACGAGGCTATCTGGCGCGGGCGGACCTGGTGCGCGCGGATCGCCAGATGGGCGATATCGAGAGTGACGAAGTGGGGGCGCTGCGCGATCGACAGGCGGAGTGGGGGGAAGCCGGGGCAGCGCATGCCTCGGCCGCTAAGAAGCTCGCCAAGAATCCGAAGGAGAAATCCGAGGCCTATCGTCTCTCCGGCGAATGCACCGTCCATCGAATCAACGGTCCGATTGCCGGCATGCGTTTCGGACCGACCGCGAAGTCGGACATCGAATACGCGCTGACGTTGGACAAAGAAAACTGGGAAGCGCACCGCGCCCTTGGGCTGATGTATCTGAATAATCCACCGATCAACGGGGGCGATCTCGACAAGGCCGTGGAGACCTTTACGACCTGCGCCGAGAAGGATGGTGATCGCGACGTGTATCACGCCCTTCTGGCCCAGGCGTGGATGAAGAAGAAGCGCCCGGAGCGAGCTCGCCTGGAAGTTGCAAAGGCACTGCAGAAGAACGAGAACAACCGCCTCGCACTCGACATCAAGACGCGATTGGAGGAGGCAGGCAAATGGTGAACATCGCCTCATTCATTCGACTTGCACCGGAAATCGCGCTCGTCATGCTGACCGTTGGGTGCGCCTCGCTGGGTTCTCTGCGCGAACGCCGCTATGCCGAAGTCACACCCGAGCAAATTCACCGCGCGGGCGAAACCGACGACTCCCAGTTGGCGCCACCGCTACGCGGCATGCTCGAGGATCGATTGGATCCGGGTGGTACGGATGTGACCGATGCGCAGGCCATCGAGGCCGTCATTGCGCTTGGCAAGGTGGGTTCTGCCAAGGACGCCGCAGTTGTTGAACGCATGCTGTCGGATGATCCTTCGGAGGACGTCCGGTATTTCAGCGTCGATGCCTTGGCGGCGCTCGATCCGGATGGCTTCAGCACACGTGCGGAGCGGTTGCTCGAAGAAGAGGGAAGCGCGCTCGTGCGCGAACGGATTTCTGAACTCATGACACCGTAGAAATTGAATCGGCGCTCCGGTTTTCGGTGGTTCCCCTTTACGCCCTGGCCGGATCGGCGTTTCCATTGATTTGAGAGAGTGGAGGAAGGTCTCTCGCCATGTCGCTGAAAACTCGTTTCTTTGTTCTGTCTCTCCTTTTCGTCGCCGGTACGGTGACGTTCTATCTGATTATGGAAAATCAGAAGGAGGAGCTTCGTTCCATTCGTCATCGGATTGAGGACGATTGGGAAGAGACCCGCCTGCTGATGGAACTGTCGGATCAAATCAGCGATATCCACATGGAGTTCGAAGGCAGTGGCCTGGAAGCCGACCGCGAAATGGCGATGAGCCACTTGGGCGAGGCGTTGGCGCGCGCCGCCGAAATCCGCGATCACGCGGAAGACGATCCGACCGGCGACGAAGGAGAGGAACAGGAGCTCACCTCCCTTGCACGATTGGACCAGACTCTTCACGACCTGCAGGCGTTCATCAACACGTCACCGGCGCCGGGTACCACCGAGGAAGATCTTCTCCGCCAGATGAATGCCCTGTACGGGCGCTCTATGATAGCCATCGGCAACTACAATCAGGGGGCTCTCGAGGAGCTGGATTCATCGCTGGATCGATTAGATCGCAGCGAGGAAGTCCTCGAGAACATGTCCCACACGTGGACGATCGGGATGTTCGTCCTGCTGGCCCTGGCATGGGTAGGGTTTGGCATTTGGCTTCTACGTCCGATCCGTCGGCTGCAGAAAATGGTGCGGTACGTGCGCAACGGCAAGTTCGAGTCCGTTTCTGGAGCGCGTGCCCCGGGCGAGATCGGCGAAGTGATCTCTTCGTTCCAGGACATGGCCACAGAGATTCACTACTTCACAACACAATTGGAGCATCGGGTTCAAGAGCGCACGCAGGAACTCGAATCGTCGCGGCGTCAACTGCGCCAGATGCTGGATCTCTTGCCCGATGCGGTCGGACTTGCCACTCCAGATGGAAAGATTGTGATGGCCAACGATACATATCGTACGCTGCTATCTCCCGATGGAGTCTCGAAGGTGAAGGAACTCCAGCAAGGAAAGCGAACGCCTCAGGGTTACTTCCAGTGGGTTTCGCCCGATGGCACAAGTCGCATGCTCGACGTACAGGAACTCCCGATCGCAACAGTGGATGGGCAGACCGACGTCGTCCTCGAATGTGTCCGCGACATGACACGCCAACTCGAAGTGGAAGCGGCTTTGGCATCGTCGCAGAAGCTCGCTGCGCTCGGACGCTTGTCGTCCGGAATGGCTCATGAGATCAACAATCCGCTGACGGCGATCGGCGCCTGCGCCGAAGGACTACTGAAACGGCTGAAAGCCGATCAACTGGAGCGCGAGACGTTCTTCGACTACCTGCAGACGATTCATGACGAAGTCTTCAGGTGCAAAGAAATCACTGAGCGCCTGTTGGATCTCTCGCGTCGCCGCGAGCACGAGTTGAAAGACTTCCAACCGTGCGATTTGATTGAAGACGTGACCAGACTGGTCGGAAAACTCGCCGAATCCAAGGGCGTGACAATCGAATCGTGCTTGGGAGATGATGCGGAAATCCACTCCAGCCCGAGTGCCTTCCGACAGGTCATCCTGAATCTGCTGATGAACTCGATTGAAGCCTGCGACAATGGTGGAAGGATCGAGATCGAAGGCGCATGGTCGAACGGCGATGTGCAGATTTCAATTCAGGACAACGGCGTCGGTATTGCCCCTGAAGACCTCGACCATTTGTTTGAGCCATTCTTTACACGCCGTCGCGATCAGAACGGGACCGGCCTGGGTCTGTATGTTTGCCAAGGTCTGATCGATGCACTCGGCGGCAAACTTCGGGCGGAAAGCGAAGGTCGCGGAAAAGGTTCGCGCTTCATCGTGACGTTGCCGCGCCATCCGCGGACGTTGACGGAAGAATCATAGGAGACAGGGAATCATGCCAGACAAAGAGAAGCTACACATCGCACTCATCGACGATGAATCGGCTATTCGCCGCATTCTCGGGAGAGAACTGGAAGGGCTTGGGCTCACAGTGTCGACCTTCGAGGACGCTGCCAGCGCCCGGAGTTGGCTGCAGGAGCAGACGCCGGACGCCATTGTGCTCGACGTTCGCTTGCCGGGAATTTCCGGCGATCAGTTTCTCCGTGAACTCGCGGACCTGGCTCCGTCCGTCCCGGTGATCATGCTGACGGGCCACGCGAATGTCGACCTGGCTGTCGAGTGCATGAAGCTTGGGGCAGTCGATCTGCTGACGAAGCCCTGCTCCATCGATCACCTGGAACTTGCGATTCGCCGTGCCGTCGAAGGGACGCGGCTCCGAGAAAAGACCCGGACGCTGACGCGACATACACAACCGCTGCGCCCGCTGCCAAAACTGTCGGGATCGTCGGAACCGATGGCATGTCTGCGCCGCATGATTGGCAAGGTCGCGGGCTTTGACGAGTCGGTCCTTATCATCGGCGAGAGCGGAACAGGCAAGGAACTCATTGCTCGAATGATTCAGCAGCAAAGCAACCGCGCGAAGGCAGCGTACCTGACCGTCAACTGCGCGGCCGTCTCCGAGACGTTGCTGGAAAGCGAGCTGTTCGGGCACGAAAAGGGAGCCTTCACCGGCGCGGAAGAACGCCGCCTGGGATTCTTTGAAATTGCTGACGGCGGGACGCTATTTCTCGACGAGATCGGCGACATGCCGATCTCCATGCAACCCAAGTTGCTGCGCGTACTGCAGTCGGGCGAGTTCCGTCGCGTTGGTGGGAACAAGGCGCTCCATGCCGACGTGCGGGTCATCGCCGCCACGAACAAATCCCTGATCGACGAAGTCCGCGAGGGCCGCTTTCGTGAGGATCTGATGCATCGCGTGAATACAATCACCCTCGATGCTCCCCCACTACGCGAACGAATCGAAGACCTTAATGAACTGATCGAACTCTTCAGCAAGGAGCTCGGCGAGGAATACGTCGGCCGCCCATTTGGCAAGGAGACCCTCGATATTCTGCGCAACTACGCCTGGCCGGGAAACGTCCGCGAACTGCGAAACGTCGTGCGCCGCGCGCTGATTCTGTCCGAGAGCGATGAGATCCAGCCCGAGGATCTGCCTCGTCATTTGCGCCAGATGGTAAAGCCGGCGGACGAGAACACGGAGGCCTACGTGTTCGATTCGAACATGACGATCGCCGACTTGGAGAAGCGTCACATCCTGGCGATGCTGGACGACTGCGGCGGGAATAAAACACAAGCCGCACGGAAACTCGGAGTCTCTGTGAAGACGCTCTACAACAAGCTGGAAGCGTGGCAGTCGGACGACGAGGCGGAGTGAAGCCGCAGCGCCCATTCCTGGGCGACGTCGGCAATTCGAGGCGCATCGCCCACGAATAAGTGATCGCTTCCATCCAGCGTCAGGACATTATCGGATTCTCGGGTGAGCCCCGTCGATGCAACAAGCTCTTCGTCGCTGACGGCGAAGTCCTCTTCCGCTAAGATAATCCGCGTCTGCGGAACGACTCGCGCCGATTGAGGCATTGCGCGCAAAGGTGGACTGATCGCAAACACGGGCGATTCGTCTGCCAGCAGCAGACTCACGATCGCTCCGTAGGAATAGCCGGCGTACGCGGTGATTTCCTCGTCACATCCAAGCGTTTCTTTGCGAAACCACCCGGCAATCTCTTGTGCATCGGCCAGATCGCCGGCGCTGGATTCGATCAAGCGATGATCTTCCCAGAATCGCGTACGCATGGCATCGACCTCTTCCTGGCTCAGTCCCGTTCGCGTGCGATACTCCCACGCCAATGCGGCGAAACCTGCTCGCACGCATCCGTCGAGAATTGCCATCACGACGGGATTATCGAGCGTCCCACCCAGCAAAGGGTGCGGGCAGTTGACGAGAATCCGTCCCCGACTGGCGTTCGCATCCGGATAGGCCAGGATGCCTTCCGTTTCGAACGTTGTGCGAATCCGAACGCGCTCCATCATGCCAGGACCTCGCGCGTCGCCGCCATCGCATCCGCCGTCGCGGTCGCAACTCTTTCGAGTTCATCGTCCGAAACGATCAGTGGTGGCTCGAACGTCAGAACGTTGCGCCCAGGGCCCGTCTTCCCAGCCAGGATGCCATTGTCACGCAACGAACGCAGGACCGCATCGCATCGATCGGTCGCGGGCTGTCCTTCGTGCGACAACTCAACGCCAATCATCAGTCCCTTGCCGCGGACATCCACGATTCCGTCATCGTCGATCGCGCGCAGCATCTCCTTGAAACGCTCGCCCTTCCGACGGGATTCGGTGGCAAGGTTCTCCCGCTGCATGATCTCCAGGACCTTCAAGGCCGCGGCAACGGGCACGAGATTCCCCCCGAAGGTGGAGGCCTGCGGCGATGTGAGACGGGCTGCAACTTCCTCAGTCGCCATCCATGCCGCGATCGGGAGGCCGTTTCCGAGGGCTTTCGCGACACTCATCAGATCGGGCGAAGTCTCCCAATTCTGCAAACCGAACCACTCGCCCGTTCGACAGAATCCCGTCTGCACTTCGTCTGCGATCAGGAGGATTCCGTGCTCTTGCAGAAATGCGCGCAGCTTCTGGAAGTACCCATCCGGCGGCACGAGAATTCCACCATTCCCACAGATCGGTTCGGCGATAAACGCGGCGAAGTAATCCGCACCCTTCGACGCAATGGCTTGTTGAAGCTGAGAGAAGTGCACATCCATCCCGACGTTCATGGGATGATCAACGTGAATGACAACCTCGGGCCGGAAAGGGTCCGCCTGCCACATTGGCAGTCCGGTGGTTGCCATGGTCAACGAAGTCCTTCCATGCAGGCCACCGCGAAACGCAAGAAAGGCAGGACGTCCTGTGGCGATGCGCGCCGCAATCAAGGCGCCTTCGTTGGCGCCGCTTCCGTCTGCGCAGAAGAACACCCGGCTGAGTCCCCGCGGTGCGACGTCGACTAGCTTCTCGGCCAACTCAATCATCGGCTCGGTCAGGAAGATAGTGGTGGTGTGCTGCAGTTTTCGCATCTGTTGTGCTGCGGCTTCAACGACCTCCGGATGGCAATGCCCCAGTCCATTCACTGCAACGCCGGAGTAGAAATCGAGATACTCCCGCCCGCGATCGTCACGCACAACGGTGCCTTTGCCATCCACGAGATGGAGCGGATCGTCGCCGAAGAAATGATAAAGGCACGGCATCAGGACGCGGCGTTTTCGTTCCAGCAGGTTCATTCCCGTCCTCCTCAGTAGATGCCGCCGGCGACAGCCGAAGCCGTCTCTCGTGCCGGTCGAGGGGATTCGAAACCTGATTCGCAGGCATCGGCTTCGTCGCGCTCCACGCAATTTAGCAGCAACATCGACTCGTCAAAGCGATGAAACAGGACTCTGCCCGTCTCGCCGGCGAGAGCAAAGTCGCGCAGATTCTCCGGATTGCGCAGCAAACGAATCGCCACGCGATTCTCGGCTGTGCGGTATCGCAACGGACGCGTCGCATCTTCAATCAGGCAACCGAACAGCGAATTGCCATATCCATTGATGAGCGCACAGTGCGCGGGGAGTTTGCCCGCTAACCATTCGCGCTCGTCGCGAGTGATGCTCTGGCCGCCGAGGTGAACTAGGCGCAGGTTCGCGATCCATGGTCCGGAGTGCTTCTCCAGGAGTACCTGCAGAACCGACGGCGTGATGAACAGAGCGTCGACGCTTTCTCGCTCGAGTAATGCCATCGCCTGGCGTACGAGATGTTCGCGATGCCGCAGCGAGGCGGTCGAGCCGGGCAGCATTGTGCGATGCCAGCGCGGATCGAAGTCCACCTTCAATGCGTCGATGCCACTGGTTCTGCGTGCGAGCGCGTCGGCCGCCTTGCCAATGATGTGCGGTCCCGTGGGACCGACGAACAACCACTGCGCGAACATCTCCAATTCACGATGCCCCAATTCGGACAACAGCGGCGTGACGAATCCGGCTTCGAAATCCTTCGCCGACCACGCGGCCGTGACGGGGTCGCCCGTTGTGCCGCCGGTCTCTCCGAGCGTGAATTCTCCGCCCGTGCGTAGCAGTTTCATAGGGACGAAATCGCGCCACGGACGATGCGACATGGCCTGGCGATCCATCGGCCCGAACGCCGCCAGATCCTCGATCGTTCGCAGCTCTTGCGGCTCGATCCCGAGTAGACTCGAGCGCTCCACCCAGTAACGCGAGCCATCCTTCGGGTCCATGTGGAGAGCCAGCATCGCGCGCTGATGAGGCGTCAGTTCCGTGGTCACGCTGCTGATCGTGGCCTTCAATGTCGACGCCGGTGAACCGTCCCATGGAATGCGTCGGAAGACGGATTCGAGCAAACTCCCAAGGCGGACGGCCAGAAGCTTGTCGCCGCCAATGCGCAATTTGCCCGTAAAGACAGCGCGCTGCGGCGACCAGTCGCCGGCTGCAATCTTCAGGAAAGTCGAAGCAGCCAATCGGTATGTGCAGACCGGCTCCGCCTCTTCGAGCACAGCGAGGCCTTCGTTCTTTTTCTGAACGGTGAAGCGGCGGCTCTCTTTGCCCTCATGCAAATCGAACGAGACAGGAACGCCGATGGAATCCAGCAGTTGATTCTCGTTTGCGCTCAGGCGAGGCGGCAGCCAATCGCGCAGATAGTATTCGCAACGTTCAAGATCGTTCATGCGCTCACTTCCTTCAAGATCTCGGCGTTCAGCCATGATCTTCCCAGCATTTCGAGATACGTTTCGCTAATGTTGTTGAGGCCGCCGATTATGCGGTTTGCCTCCGCGCAGGTGTTCGTTTGCTCCCACCTGCGATCGCGAGAGAGGTAGTTGTCCCACGGACGGAACATGGGGTGACGGGATCGCGGAAGGAACTCGAAGTGCATCGCGAGCCCGGCCCGCACAAAAGCCCGACCGATTTCTGCAACGGTCGGCCGCTCGGGGCTGACGAGATTCCAGAGAGAGTTCGGCTTCGGTGCCGCTTCGAGTCGCCCGGCAATGAAACGCACGACATCGGTCCGGCGACAGAATCCCGGCCGAATGTGTGCCTGTGCCCCCAGTCGGCAAGTGCCCCGCCCCGTTACATCGAGTGCTTCGAAGAAAGGGCCCAGCGGGCTCTTCTCGATTTCTTCCCGACTGCTCATCCATTCGGGCAGGATAATCCCCGGGCGGAAGACTTCGAGGCCGTCGACGCGCCCTAACAGGAGGCCCTCTGCCTTCGTTTTCGTTTTCTCGTACGTATTCGAGCACGACTCCTCGTTGGCCGAAGCTTCGGCAAGGACACCGTCGTCATCCGCACCGACAAACGCGGTGGAAACATGGAGGAAGCGCGCCACACCTGTGCGCTTCGCATGGGCGGCAAGAAACTCCACCGGGGCAACGTTTGCCTGCTCCATCGCGATCTGCGACGCGCCGGCCAACTTGGGCATCGCGGCACAGTGAACAATTGCGTCGAAGCGCTCCGTCGGCAGCATCAGATTGGGATCTGTCAGGTCGCCGGTCACCACCCGCAATGCCTCGTGCCATGGCAGACGATTCTGCGAGCGCTCGCGCACGAACGCCGTCACGCGATGCCCTCGCCGCAGCAGCTCGCGCAGAAGCGCGGAACCCAGGTAGCCGCTTCCTCCTGTGAGGAAGATGGAACGTCTTGTCATCATCGGAATCGGTGTACGCCTCATGGCCTCTCCTTTTAGCGCATAGAGAAGGGCAATCCGTGTGCCGTCCGGAGGGGGGGCTCCAGGGCTCTATTCGAGCCCATCTCCTGTCCTTTTTTCACAGTCCAAGCTGTAAACTCTTCCGAAATGAATCCCTCAAACGCCTCTCTGGGCATGGCCCGGAGCTTGCCCCTGCCCGTTTCGCAGCCATGACCAAGGAGGGCTTTAGAATGACAACTTCAGATCAAGTTTTGACGATTTCCCACTCCCCGGATCCGGACGATGCGTTCGCCTGGTGGGGAGTTCTCTCGGGCCGGGTCTCGGTCCCGGGCGTGCAGTTCCGCTGCATCCCGCGCACCATGCAGGAAGCGAATCTGGCCTGTCTTCATGATGAAGTCGATGTGGCTGCGATCTCCTCGGCGGCCTGGCCGCACTTCAGCGATCGGTATGCGATCCTGGGAGTCGGCGCCTCCGTCGGACGAGGATACGGCCCGGCGGTGGGAAGTGTGAATCTGCAGACGTTGGATGAGTTGGCTGACGCAACCGTCGCGCTGCCCGGTAATTTGACGACTGGTGCGCTGCTGTTTCGCCTGATGCACCCACAGGTTCGCACCGTTGAGATGCCGTGCGCGAAGGTGGGCGAAGCCATCGTGAATGGCCACGTGGACGCCGGCGTTCTGATCCACGAGGAACTGATGAATCTTCGCCACCGTGGCATGCGCCGTTTGGAGTGCCTCGGCAAGAGCTGGGAGCAGGAAACCGGGCTGCCCATCCCCGTTGGGTTGATTGCGGTGCGGCAGTCTCTTGGCGACGACTTGATCGAACACATCGCCCACGCAGTTCGCGAGAGCGTGGAAGTGGCTCTTCAAAATCGCGAGGCCGCCGTGGCATTTGCGATGACCTACACGCACCAGGCCGCCGACGGGATCGGCGAGGAGTTCATCGAGATGTTCACGAACTCCGACACGGTCGAGTTGCCGGAAGACTGCCGCGAAGCACTCCGGCTGCTCTTCGCGAAAGCCTATACAGCAGACCTGATTCCGTCGTTACCGGCCGTTCGTCCAGTCTACCCCGCCGAGGTGCGCCATGCCTTCGCAGGCTGATATTCAACATTTCTACGATCACGGCCGCACCCCGCTTTGCGCTTTAGACGAAGGCGCGCTGGCTGGGTTGCGGCATCGAACGGTGATCGATGGAACGACCGGCGCGGCGCAGTTGGCTTTGTGGCAGGAAGAGCACAAGTCCGGCTTCGATGTTCCGCTTCACCGGCACGATTGCGAAGAGATCATCACCATCGTCGCGGGCGAAATCCTTGCACGAATCGGCGATCGTGAATGGGCGATTCTAGCCGGACAGAGCATCCTGATCCCGGAGTGGGAGCCCCATGGCTTTCGAGTGACCAGCGCGACGCCTGTGCGCTTGCTGGCAATCTTCGGGAACCCAAAGCCTGGGATTTTCAAGTTGGATGGCACGCCTTCATCGCCCCCGTGGGAGGGCGGGGCCACGAATCATCTGCAGTAGGAGCAACTAGACGGGGTCTTCTTCTTTCTGGCTTTCGTCCGCTTTCAGCTTTCGGATGCGCGGAGACGACCCACGCTCTCTGCGAATGCCATCGTACTCGTCGAGCGCCTGGAGCAGCTCGACGGCGGACTGGTAACGGCGTTCAGGCTTCTTTTCCACACATCGGAAAATCACCTTCGAGATCACGCCTGGGACCTCTGGAGCCAGCGGGGCCGGCTTCGTGTACTGGTGATGGTAGGAAACGGAACCGCGACAGAATGGCGGCAACCCAGTGATCAACTCGTAGAACAGAATTCCGAGCGAGTAGATGTCGGATGCTACGCTGAGCGGATCGCCCGCGAAGTGCTCCGGGCTCATGTAGATCGGCGTTCCGAAGATCGTACCTTGCGATGCGCTGTCGATCAGACCGCCGCGAGCGATTTCCGGATGAGCGATCGCTGCGATTCCGAAATCGGACAGCTTCATCTTGCCGCGCGTTCCGATCAGGATGTTGGCAGGCTTGATATCGCGATGCAGAACGCCCTCGCCGTGAGCATGCACTAGCGCACGGGCAATCTGGCGAATGATGCTGATCGATTCATCCAGAGTCAGAATACGCTTCTCGCGTTGAAGCATCGTCCGCAAATCGCCACCAGGCACGTACTCCATCGAGATGTGTTTCAAGCCGCCTTCTTCTCCGATATCGTGGATACGCACGATGTTCGGATGGCTCAGCTTGCGCGCGGCTTTCGCTTCATTCTTGAAGCGGGCATGCGCTGCAGGATCTTTGGCGAAGTGCTTGCCCAGAATCTTCAGGACCACCAACTCGTCGAGTTCGCGATCGTAGGCCAGGAACACTTCGCCCATCGCGCCCTTACCGAGTCGTTCTCGAATCTCGTACCGACTCCGCGCACTTGGAGAGAGCTCGCCAAGAATGCGCTGGCGATCCGTCGTGGTGTTCTGCTCACGCGCCTGCTGCACGTGGAGGTTCCGCAGCCGCTCGAGCAAGTCTCGCTGATCGGGTGAAATCTCCAGTGCCTCTGTCAGCACTTCCGCGGCGCGCAGATACTCGTGGGATTCCTCGAACTGACGAGAGAGCGATTGCAATAGCACAGCCTTCGTATCGTCGTCGGTCAGATTGCGAATCGCCTCGTGAGCTTCGTCATGTTGCCCAAGCCCCATCAAGCATTTGACCTTCAACAACAGAGCCGCGCGGTTCTTCGGCTTCATCTCCAACGCGCGGTCGATGATCTCGCTGGCCCCCTCGGCATTCTCCAGGTCCAGTCGCAATTCTGTCAGCCTCAACAGCATGTCGAAGCTTGGCGCAGTTGCGGTGTTCACGGCGAACTCGAGAACTTCTTCGTACTCCTCCAGAATGTCCTGGTTGTTCGGAGCAAGGTGAGCGGCTTCCGCCAGATCCTCCGCCGCCTCTTCCACCTGGCCCATGATCTTGTAAAGAATCGCGCGTTCGACGTGCGCGCGCGCGTTGTCCGGAGCGACG of the bacterium genome contains:
- a CDS encoding HEAT repeat domain-containing protein — protein: MVNIASFIRLAPEIALVMLTVGCASLGSLRERRYAEVTPEQIHRAGETDDSQLAPPLRGMLEDRLDPGGTDVTDAQAIEAVIALGKVGSAKDAAVVERMLSDDPSEDVRYFSVDALAALDPDGFSTRAERLLEEEGSALVRERISELMTP
- a CDS encoding HAMP domain-containing protein, whose translation is MSLKTRFFVLSLLFVAGTVTFYLIMENQKEELRSIRHRIEDDWEETRLLMELSDQISDIHMEFEGSGLEADREMAMSHLGEALARAAEIRDHAEDDPTGDEGEEQELTSLARLDQTLHDLQAFINTSPAPGTTEEDLLRQMNALYGRSMIAIGNYNQGALEELDSSLDRLDRSEEVLENMSHTWTIGMFVLLALAWVGFGIWLLRPIRRLQKMVRYVRNGKFESVSGARAPGEIGEVISSFQDMATEIHYFTTQLEHRVQERTQELESSRRQLRQMLDLLPDAVGLATPDGKIVMANDTYRTLLSPDGVSKVKELQQGKRTPQGYFQWVSPDGTSRMLDVQELPIATVDGQTDVVLECVRDMTRQLEVEAALASSQKLAALGRLSSGMAHEINNPLTAIGACAEGLLKRLKADQLERETFFDYLQTIHDEVFRCKEITERLLDLSRRREHELKDFQPCDLIEDVTRLVGKLAESKGVTIESCLGDDAEIHSSPSAFRQVILNLLMNSIEACDNGGRIEIEGAWSNGDVQISIQDNGVGIAPEDLDHLFEPFFTRRRDQNGTGLGLYVCQGLIDALGGKLRAESEGRGKGSRFIVTLPRHPRTLTEES
- a CDS encoding sigma-54 dependent transcriptional regulator; the encoded protein is MPDKEKLHIALIDDESAIRRILGRELEGLGLTVSTFEDAASARSWLQEQTPDAIVLDVRLPGISGDQFLRELADLAPSVPVIMLTGHANVDLAVECMKLGAVDLLTKPCSIDHLELAIRRAVEGTRLREKTRTLTRHTQPLRPLPKLSGSSEPMACLRRMIGKVAGFDESVLIIGESGTGKELIARMIQQQSNRAKAAYLTVNCAAVSETLLESELFGHEKGAFTGAEERRLGFFEIADGGTLFLDEIGDMPISMQPKLLRVLQSGEFRRVGGNKALHADVRVIAATNKSLIDEVREGRFREDLMHRVNTITLDAPPLRERIEDLNELIELFSKELGEEYVGRPFGKETLDILRNYAWPGNVRELRNVVRRALILSESDEIQPEDLPRHLRQMVKPADENTEAYVFDSNMTIADLEKRHILAMLDDCGGNKTQAARKLGVSVKTLYNKLEAWQSDDEAE
- a CDS encoding aspartate aminotransferase family protein is translated as MNLLERKRRVLMPCLYHFFGDDPLHLVDGKGTVVRDDRGREYLDFYSGVAVNGLGHCHPEVVEAAAQQMRKLQHTTTIFLTEPMIELAEKLVDVAPRGLSRVFFCADGSGANEGALIAARIATGRPAFLAFRGGLHGRTSLTMATTGLPMWQADPFRPEVVIHVDHPMNVGMDVHFSQLQQAIASKGADYFAAFIAEPICGNGGILVPPDGYFQKLRAFLQEHGILLIADEVQTGFCRTGEWFGLQNWETSPDLMSVAKALGNGLPIAAWMATEEVAARLTSPQASTFGGNLVPVAAALKVLEIMQRENLATESRRKGERFKEMLRAIDDDGIVDVRGKGLMIGVELSHEGQPATDRCDAVLRSLRDNGILAGKTGPGRNVLTFEPPLIVSDDELERVATATADAMAATREVLA
- a CDS encoding SCP2 sterol-binding domain-containing protein, whose amino-acid sequence is MNDLERCEYYLRDWLPPRLSANENQLLDSIGVPVSFDLHEGKESRRFTVQKKNEGLAVLEEAEPVCTYRLAASTFLKIAAGDWSPQRAVFTGKLRIGGDKLLAVRLGSLLESVFRRIPWDGSPASTLKATISSVTTELTPHQRAMLALHMDPKDGSRYWVERSSLLGIEPQELRTIEDLAAFGPMDRQAMSHRPWRDFVPMKLLRTGGEFTLGETGGTTGDPVTAAWSAKDFEAGFVTPLLSELGHRELEMFAQWLFVGPTGPHIIGKAADALARRTSGIDALKVDFDPRWHRTMLPGSTASLRHREHLVRQAMALLERESVDALFITPSVLQVLLEKHSGPWIANLRLVHLGGQSITRDEREWLAGKLPAHCALINGYGNSLFGCLIEDATRPLRYRTAENRVAIRLLRNPENLRDFALAGETGRVLFHRFDESMLLLNCVERDEADACESGFESPRPARETASAVAGGIY